One window from the genome of Oryzias melastigma strain HK-1 unplaced genomic scaffold, ASM292280v2 sc00262, whole genome shotgun sequence encodes:
- the LOC112142216 gene encoding dTDP-D-glucose 4,6-dehydratase isoform X1, with the protein MTSYTRANPPSGGWFHISPAPFLRVNNSAVKWPEVSFVSRVLTGRILEPAPAFLSGSHLVCSLVCGHPDWMIINLDALDYCCSPRSLRSVENRSNYRFLQGDVCDSSTLDHIFSTENIDVVFHLAARTHVESSFQNPSSFQWVNVEGTRTLLRAAQRAQHRPQRFLYISTDEVYGASTDWVFDECSPLRPTNPYATTKADAENLVRSYWDRYQLPVIITRSNNVYGPRQHTEKVIPRFLRLLQQNNKCTIQGTIPKSRHFLFVSDAIDAFLLLLEKGDVGEVYNVGSGCEVPILQLAQELVKMVKNVPDSEVDEWLEFVPDRPLVELRYPISSEKLQSLGWGAQVSWADGIRQTVRWYQDNPDFWAEGSTNAPPS; encoded by the exons ATGACGTCATACACACGGGCCAATCCGCCATCAGGCGGGTGGTTCCACatcagccccgccccctttctaCGTGTCAACAATAGTGCCGTAAAGTGGCCTGAAGTGTCGTTCGTGAGTCGCGTCCTGACGGGCAGAATTTTGGAGCCGGCACCCGCTTTTCTGAG CGGCTCTCACCTGGTCTGCTCTCTGGTGTGTGGACATCCGGACTGGATGATCATCAACCTGGATGCG CTGGATTACTGCTGCAGCCCCAGGAGTCTGCGGAGCGTGGAGAACAGGAGCAACTACAGATTTTTGCAG GGAGACGTGTGCGACTCCTCCACGCTGGACCACATCTTCAGCACCGAGAACATCGACGTGGTCTTTCACCTGGCGGCCAGGACACACGTTG AGTCCTCCTTTCAGAACCCATCCAGTTTCCAGTGGGTCAACGTGGAAGGAACCAGAACCTTACTGAGAGCTGCCCAGAGGGCCCAACACCGGCCGCAGCGGTTCCTATATATCAGCACGGACGAGGTGTACGGAGCCAGCACCGACTGG GTGTTTGATGAGTGCAGTCCACTGAGGCCCACTAACCCGTACGCCACCACAAAGGCAGATGCAGAGAACCTGGTCAGGTCCTACTGGGACCGGTACCAG CTCCCCGTCATCATAACCAGGAGCAACAACGTCTACGGCCCCCGGCAGCACACCGAGAAG GTCATTCCCAGGTTCCTCCGCCTCCTACAGCAGAACAACAAATG CACCATTCAGGGAACCATCCCCAAATCACGCCACTTCCTGTTCGTAAGTGACGCCATCGAcgccttcctgctgctgctggagaagGGAGATGTGGGAGAGGTCTACAACGTTGGTTCTGGCTGTGAGGTTCCCATCCTTCAGCTGGCTCAGGAGCTGGTGAAAATG GTGAAGAACGTTCCGGACTCTGAGGTGGACGAGTGGCTGGAGTTTGTGCCGGACAG GCCGCTGGTGGAGCTTCGGTACCCGATCAGCAGTGAGAAGCTGCAGAGTCTGGGCTGGGGGGCCCAGGTGTCCTGGGCTGATGGGATCAGGCAGACAG TTCGGTGGTACCAGGACAACCCGGACTTCTGGGCAGAAGGGTCCACTAATGCCCCCCCCTCCTGA
- the LOC112142216 gene encoding dTDP-D-glucose 4,6-dehydratase isoform X2 produces MGVFKRTVLVTGGSGFIGSHLVCSLVCGHPDWMIINLDALDYCCSPRSLRSVENRSNYRFLQGDVCDSSTLDHIFSTENIDVVFHLAARTHVESSFQNPSSFQWVNVEGTRTLLRAAQRAQHRPQRFLYISTDEVYGASTDWVFDECSPLRPTNPYATTKADAENLVRSYWDRYQLPVIITRSNNVYGPRQHTEKVIPRFLRLLQQNNKCTIQGTIPKSRHFLFVSDAIDAFLLLLEKGDVGEVYNVGSGCEVPILQLAQELVKMVKNVPDSEVDEWLEFVPDRPLVELRYPISSEKLQSLGWGAQVSWADGIRQTVRWYQDNPDFWAEGSTNAPPS; encoded by the exons ATGGGGGTCTTTAAACGGACCGTTCTGGTGACGGGGGGGTCCGGGTTCAT CGGCTCTCACCTGGTCTGCTCTCTGGTGTGTGGACATCCGGACTGGATGATCATCAACCTGGATGCG CTGGATTACTGCTGCAGCCCCAGGAGTCTGCGGAGCGTGGAGAACAGGAGCAACTACAGATTTTTGCAG GGAGACGTGTGCGACTCCTCCACGCTGGACCACATCTTCAGCACCGAGAACATCGACGTGGTCTTTCACCTGGCGGCCAGGACACACGTTG AGTCCTCCTTTCAGAACCCATCCAGTTTCCAGTGGGTCAACGTGGAAGGAACCAGAACCTTACTGAGAGCTGCCCAGAGGGCCCAACACCGGCCGCAGCGGTTCCTATATATCAGCACGGACGAGGTGTACGGAGCCAGCACCGACTGG GTGTTTGATGAGTGCAGTCCACTGAGGCCCACTAACCCGTACGCCACCACAAAGGCAGATGCAGAGAACCTGGTCAGGTCCTACTGGGACCGGTACCAG CTCCCCGTCATCATAACCAGGAGCAACAACGTCTACGGCCCCCGGCAGCACACCGAGAAG GTCATTCCCAGGTTCCTCCGCCTCCTACAGCAGAACAACAAATG CACCATTCAGGGAACCATCCCCAAATCACGCCACTTCCTGTTCGTAAGTGACGCCATCGAcgccttcctgctgctgctggagaagGGAGATGTGGGAGAGGTCTACAACGTTGGTTCTGGCTGTGAGGTTCCCATCCTTCAGCTGGCTCAGGAGCTGGTGAAAATG GTGAAGAACGTTCCGGACTCTGAGGTGGACGAGTGGCTGGAGTTTGTGCCGGACAG GCCGCTGGTGGAGCTTCGGTACCCGATCAGCAGTGAGAAGCTGCAGAGTCTGGGCTGGGGGGCCCAGGTGTCCTGGGCTGATGGGATCAGGCAGACAG TTCGGTGGTACCAGGACAACCCGGACTTCTGGGCAGAAGGGTCCACTAATGCCCCCCCCTCCTGA